A DNA window from Daucus carota subsp. sativus chromosome 3, DH1 v3.0, whole genome shotgun sequence contains the following coding sequences:
- the LOC108211006 gene encoding mitochondrial import inner membrane translocase subunit TIM23-2: MANPNENKPSTRHYHPYQSLNTPIHKLYELPTSPEYLFHEEAAVQRRSWSENLQYYTGSGYLSGAILGGLKGSVEGINSAEKGESLKLRINRVLNSGGHTGRKFGNTLGVLGLIFSGLESTVLYYRGTDDLMNSVVAGLGTGVIYRATKGAKSAVLAGAIGGLAAGAAGIGKQAIKRYVPI, from the coding sequence ACGTCACTATCACCCCTACCAGAGCCTCAACACCCCAATTCACAAGCTTTACGAGCTACCCACTTCGCCTGAGTATCTTTTTCACGAAGAAGCCGCCGTTCAACGCCGTTCTTGGAGCGAGAATCTCCAGTATTACACCGGGTCGGGTTACTTATCCGGAGCTATTCTTGGTGGGTTGAAAGGGTCTGTTGAAGGGATCAATTCTGCTGAGAAAGGGGAGTCTTTGAAGCTGCGGATTAATCGGGTTTTGAATTCGGGTGGGCATACGGGCCGGAAATTTGGGAATACTCTTGGGGTTTTGGGGTTGATTTTTTCGGGGCTGGAGAGTACTGTTTTGTATTACAGAGGGACAGATGATTTGATGAATAGTGTGGTGGCTGGGTTAGGGACTGGAGTGATTTATCGGGCTACGAAAGGAGCAAAATCGGCTGTGCTTGCAGGTGCTATTGGTGGATTGGCTGCTGGTGCTGCTGGGATTGGTAAGCAGGCGATTAAGCGTTATGTTCCGATTTGA